One genomic region from Vitreimonas flagellata encodes:
- a CDS encoding nuclear transport factor 2 family protein translates to MQTDAEVQAGVTATMLDYCELLDEKRLDEFVELFTDDVEFEEGGVAKGKPHVRNKVRKLLAMFQRLSHHLSNVRVTRTGPETAKASAYIYAWHHLNDGRVMEIWGRYLDEQRFEGGRWKIAKRTVQMQGARGFDDLALMRVPLQELPPR, encoded by the coding sequence ATGCAGACAGATGCGGAGGTTCAAGCTGGCGTGACCGCGACGATGCTCGATTATTGCGAGCTGCTTGATGAAAAGCGCCTGGACGAGTTCGTCGAACTTTTCACGGATGACGTGGAATTCGAGGAAGGCGGCGTCGCCAAAGGCAAGCCACACGTCCGCAACAAGGTCCGCAAGCTGCTGGCGATGTTTCAGCGCCTAAGCCACCACCTTTCCAACGTGCGCGTGACGCGCACCGGCCCAGAGACTGCAAAGGCAAGCGCCTATATCTACGCCTGGCACCACCTCAACGATGGCCGCGTTATGGAAATCTGGGGCCGCTATTTGGACGAGCAGCGCTTCGAAGGCGGTCGCTGGAAGATCGCCAAGCGCACCGTGCAGATGCAAGGCGCGCGGGGCTTTGACGATCTCGCGCTGATGCGCGTGCCGCTGCAGGAGCTGCCGCCGCGATGA
- a CDS encoding nuclear transport factor 2 family protein, translating into MASGDEVYRAISRTLHDYCRFVDEGRADEFAALYTHDGVHDDGRSQRAGRDQIKKLVEGVIARYHSTSHHASNIDIELIDDTRATAWSYIYAWHRAENAPDLEVWGRYADQLRLEGGRWRIARRELHVAGIRGLDVDPGFRRLKRASP; encoded by the coding sequence ATGGCGTCCGGCGATGAGGTTTATCGAGCCATAAGCCGGACGCTGCACGATTATTGCCGTTTCGTGGACGAGGGCCGCGCCGATGAATTCGCGGCCCTGTACACGCATGATGGCGTGCACGACGACGGCCGCTCGCAACGCGCCGGCCGCGATCAGATCAAGAAGCTCGTGGAAGGCGTGATCGCGCGCTACCATAGCACGAGCCATCACGCCTCAAACATCGACATCGAATTGATCGATGATACGCGCGCAACGGCGTGGTCGTACATCTACGCATGGCACAGAGCCGAAAACGCCCCCGACTTGGAAGTCTGGGGGCGCTATGCGGATCAATTGCGTTTGGAGGGGGGGCGCTGGCGGATCGCGCGCCGTGAACTCCACGTCGCCGGCATTCGCGGCCTCGACGTGGACCCAGGCTTTCGCCGCCTGAAGCGCGCTAGCCCTTGA
- a CDS encoding enoyl-CoA hydratase/isomerase family protein — protein MRFEDYKTLAFERRGKVLTIIINRPESYNSVNGELHDELATVFSDVADDPDSDVIVLTGAGKSFCAGGDMEWFQSMIDNPRIFERLAPHAKRIVYSLIDLEKPIICRLNGPAAGLGASIALLCDIIIASTKASIGDPHVKMGLVAGDGGAVIWAQLVGYARAKEYLLTGKMMPAAEMERIGLVNAVVPPEELDARVYDLADELANGARQAIRWTKAAVNIPLRDIANQVMDACMGYETVTNSSKDHQEAVRAFVEKRPAKFVGE, from the coding sequence ATGCGATTTGAAGACTATAAGACCTTGGCGTTTGAGCGCCGCGGCAAAGTTCTCACCATCATCATCAACCGGCCGGAGAGCTACAATTCGGTCAATGGCGAATTGCACGATGAGCTGGCGACGGTGTTCAGCGATGTCGCCGACGATCCCGACAGCGATGTGATCGTGCTCACTGGCGCCGGCAAAAGCTTCTGCGCCGGCGGCGACATGGAATGGTTCCAGAGCATGATCGACAATCCGCGGATTTTCGAACGCCTGGCGCCGCATGCGAAGCGCATCGTCTATAGCCTGATCGATCTCGAAAAGCCGATCATCTGCCGCCTGAATGGCCCCGCCGCCGGCCTCGGCGCTTCGATCGCGCTGCTCTGCGACATCATCATCGCCAGCACGAAAGCCAGCATTGGCGATCCGCACGTGAAGATGGGCTTGGTCGCGGGCGACGGCGGCGCGGTGATCTGGGCGCAGCTCGTGGGTTACGCGCGCGCCAAGGAATACCTGCTCACGGGCAAGATGATGCCGGCCGCCGAAATGGAGCGCATTGGTCTCGTCAACGCGGTCGTGCCGCCGGAAGAGTTGGACGCGCGGGTCTATGATTTGGCTGACGAACTCGCCAATGGCGCGCGTCAAGCGATCCGTTGGACCAAAGCCGCCGTCAACATCCCACTGCGCGACATCGCCAACCAGGTGATGGACGCCTGCATGGGCTATGAGACGGTCACCAATAGCTCGAAGGACCACCAAGAGGCGGTCCGCGCCTTTGTTGAAAAACGTCCGGCCAAGTTCGTCGGAGAATAG
- a CDS encoding phosphotransferase family protein, whose protein sequence is MAGVEKQYLGKTVDVKAEHAFDVAKLEQYLTTAIPDFAGPLTARQFEGGQSNPTYLLTTPNARYVLRRKPPGVLLPSAHAVDREFRVMTALGGAGFPVARARHLCTDESITGTMFFVMDYVDGRVFWDPLMPDLSPADRLAVLNAAVDTLADLHNLDHEKLGLADYGKPGNFFARQIGRWSKQYTQSAVELNPDMAKLMEWLPGAVPADDSTSLIHGDYGVHNLLLDKNAPKVLAVLDWELSTLGHPISDLLYFLIPWYRPDLDDGRTSFRGLDFKAVGLPTMDEVVARYCARTGRASLDSLNFYCAFNLFRAAAIGEGIVARARQGNAAASDAASFEESVKAYAARGWEFAQGARA, encoded by the coding sequence ATGGCCGGCGTCGAAAAGCAGTATCTCGGAAAAACCGTCGACGTGAAAGCGGAGCACGCCTTTGACGTCGCCAAGCTTGAGCAATACCTGACCACCGCCATTCCGGACTTCGCCGGGCCGCTGACGGCGCGTCAATTCGAGGGCGGCCAATCCAATCCGACCTATTTGCTCACCACGCCGAACGCGCGCTACGTGCTGCGCCGCAAACCGCCGGGCGTGCTGCTGCCGTCTGCGCACGCGGTCGACCGCGAATTCCGCGTCATGACCGCTTTGGGCGGCGCTGGCTTCCCGGTGGCGCGCGCGCGTCACCTCTGCACCGATGAATCGATCACCGGCACGATGTTCTTCGTGATGGATTACGTCGACGGGCGCGTGTTCTGGGATCCGCTAATGCCGGACCTCTCGCCCGCTGATCGGCTCGCCGTGCTGAACGCCGCCGTCGACACACTGGCCGACCTACACAATCTCGATCACGAGAAGCTGGGGCTCGCCGATTACGGCAAGCCGGGCAATTTCTTCGCGCGACAGATCGGGCGCTGGTCGAAGCAATACACACAAAGCGCCGTCGAACTGAATCCCGACATGGCCAAGCTGATGGAATGGCTGCCCGGCGCAGTGCCAGCCGACGATTCCACCTCGCTCATCCACGGCGATTATGGCGTGCACAACCTCCTGCTCGACAAGAACGCGCCCAAGGTGCTCGCCGTGTTGGATTGGGAGCTTTCGACGCTCGGCCACCCGATTAGCGACCTGCTCTATTTCCTGATCCCATGGTATCGCCCAGACCTGGACGACGGTCGCACCTCGTTCCGTGGTCTCGACTTCAAAGCCGTTGGTTTGCCGACGATGGATGAAGTCGTCGCCCGCTATTGCGCGCGCACGGGCCGCGCCTCGCTGGATAGCCTCAACTTCTATTGCGCGTTCAATCTGTTCCGCGCCGCCGCCATCGGCGAGGGCATCGTCGCCCGCGCGCGCCAAGGCAATGCGGCCGCATCGGATGCGGCAAGCTTCGAAGAAAGCGTCAAAGCCTACGCCGCACGCGGCTGGGAATTCGCACAAGGCGCAAGAGCTTAG
- a CDS encoding TIGR03619 family F420-dependent LLM class oxidoreductase produces MDIGLSCRLGDQDAIDISYVRALAETMEAVGFASMWVPEHIVFFSKYNSKYPYSEDGTPPFGTDIGLFDSLLVFAAAAQVTTKLRFATSVMVLPERPALLTAKEVMTLDHLTKGRYQLGVGSGWSQEEYEALGVSFDKRGKRFDEYILAIKAAWTQDNASFHGEFVNFDNVVLLPKPYTPGGPPFIIGGDSDPAMRRAATIGDGWYSWWKGYEIEPHIEKFRGVMEKHNRSFDGYHLKIGSPHRGEPPETLIKKVETVKKLGAEEFVIAVPVEPRTMERDLRFWAEAAGIKG; encoded by the coding sequence ATGGATATCGGATTGTCCTGCCGTCTCGGCGACCAAGACGCGATCGACATTAGCTACGTGCGCGCCCTTGCAGAGACGATGGAAGCCGTAGGCTTCGCGTCGATGTGGGTGCCCGAACACATCGTTTTCTTCTCGAAGTACAATTCGAAATACCCGTACAGCGAGGACGGCACGCCGCCGTTCGGCACCGATATTGGACTCTTTGACTCGCTGCTCGTGTTCGCCGCGGCGGCGCAAGTCACGACCAAGCTGCGCTTCGCCACCAGCGTGATGGTGTTGCCAGAGCGCCCGGCGCTGCTGACGGCCAAGGAAGTGATGACGCTCGATCACTTGACCAAAGGCCGATATCAACTCGGCGTCGGCTCAGGCTGGTCGCAGGAAGAGTATGAGGCGCTGGGCGTTTCGTTCGACAAACGCGGCAAGCGCTTCGACGAATACATCCTCGCCATCAAAGCTGCCTGGACACAGGACAATGCCAGCTTCCACGGCGAGTTCGTGAACTTCGACAATGTCGTGCTGCTGCCGAAGCCTTATACGCCGGGCGGTCCGCCCTTCATCATTGGTGGCGATTCCGATCCCGCCATGCGCCGCGCCGCCACGATCGGCGACGGCTGGTATTCGTGGTGGAAGGGCTACGAGATCGAGCCGCACATCGAGAAATTCCGCGGCGTGATGGAGAAGCACAATCGTAGCTTCGACGGCTACCATTTGAAGATCGGCTCGCCGCACCGCGGCGAACCGCCGGAAACGCTGATCAAAAAGGTCGAAACCGTGAAGAAGCTTGGCGCCGAGGAATTCGTGATCGCCGTGCCGGTCGAGCCGAGGACGATGGAGCGCGATCTACGCTTCTGGGCCGAAGCCGCGGGGATCAAGGGCTAG
- a CDS encoding TonB-dependent receptor, with the protein MSGRKLEGKIYKRALFLAAGVALGALGTAVPAYAQDEDEIVVTAQRRVERQIEVPISLTALTGDQLDRAGIDNVQELAQVTPGFIFEDSLISSGQRARIRGIGSPTFTSGVETSVSVVIDGVVTGPTGSGLSNLFDVERVEVLRGPQGTLFGKNSTAGVVSVTTRGPTDEFEAYLNVSRTWDDFSDEVDYASTRVEGAVSGPLGPDTRARLAMFTLVDDEGLAYNNFLDTDENRRNQWGTRFSFEQDIGQWGFDLSAAYIETNDRCCGPTFREIDPDVLADVNNGAPTPAGFGRIPTLIALAAANNIEIGPENRTSMASDRVGESTTTAHVSLTADYEFDNGFIFRSITGYRHWTSYGEDDSERMAVDIADATFGDIDLKIFSEELQLISPGDGRLNYVLGLYYYDQSLDDTFRVGGALGTANPLQAVSTANSLIEVTNWAVFANATYDLTDSLEVLGGIRLLSEEQSMAGVRVGTFFGANRPFQEVSVQDEDWVGRAGLRYAPNRDLSIFATVSRGYKGSGLNNSNSGPFFSPANSADPILDPETVMSYEVGWKQRWFGGALETNIVAYHSEFQDFQTSAFDGASNTFSLRNAGVITLDGIEIDATARPWEGASFTLGAAYIEAIFDEFEGAPCTAIQSTYGICPPATPTSLAGQDLSGRAVDGAPELQISLSGRQDFPLGSYGAYVSGDVSYRSEVNYNSDLDPMLVQEGFSVANFRAGLMPNDNIEIVGFVENAFDETYALRISPAPLLPGVTSHYLAPGRTIGVELRLTR; encoded by the coding sequence ATGAGCGGGCGAAAGCTTGAGGGCAAAATCTATAAGCGGGCGCTGTTTCTAGCGGCCGGCGTGGCGCTTGGCGCGCTCGGCACGGCAGTGCCAGCGTACGCGCAAGACGAAGACGAGATCGTCGTCACCGCGCAACGTCGCGTGGAGCGCCAGATCGAGGTGCCGATTTCACTGACGGCGCTAACCGGCGATCAACTCGATCGCGCCGGCATCGACAACGTGCAAGAGCTCGCGCAAGTCACGCCAGGCTTCATCTTTGAAGACAGCCTCATTTCATCAGGCCAACGCGCGCGTATTCGCGGCATCGGCAGCCCGACCTTCACCAGCGGCGTTGAAACCAGCGTCAGCGTCGTCATCGACGGCGTGGTCACCGGCCCGACGGGCTCTGGCTTGTCCAACCTATTCGACGTGGAGCGCGTTGAAGTTCTACGCGGCCCGCAAGGCACCTTGTTCGGCAAAAACTCCACCGCCGGCGTGGTCAGCGTCACGACGCGCGGCCCGACCGATGAATTCGAAGCGTATCTGAACGTCTCGCGCACTTGGGACGATTTCAGCGATGAAGTCGACTACGCCTCGACACGCGTTGAGGGCGCGGTCAGCGGGCCGCTTGGCCCGGATACGCGTGCACGCTTGGCCATGTTCACGCTCGTGGACGACGAAGGCCTCGCCTATAACAACTTCCTGGACACCGATGAGAACCGCCGCAACCAGTGGGGCACGCGCTTCTCGTTCGAGCAAGATATCGGCCAGTGGGGTTTCGACCTCAGCGCCGCGTATATCGAGACCAATGATCGTTGCTGCGGCCCGACCTTCCGCGAAATCGATCCGGACGTGCTCGCGGACGTCAACAATGGCGCGCCTACGCCCGCTGGCTTTGGCCGCATTCCCACGCTGATCGCGCTCGCCGCCGCCAACAATATCGAGATTGGCCCGGAAAATCGCACATCGATGGCGTCTGATCGCGTCGGCGAAAGCACCACCACGGCGCATGTCAGCCTCACAGCGGATTATGAGTTCGACAACGGCTTCATTTTCCGTTCGATCACGGGCTATCGCCATTGGACGAGCTACGGCGAAGACGATTCAGAGCGTATGGCCGTTGATATTGCCGACGCCACGTTCGGCGACATCGATCTGAAAATCTTTAGCGAAGAGCTCCAGCTGATCTCGCCCGGCGACGGCCGCCTCAACTACGTGCTTGGCCTCTACTATTACGATCAAAGCCTCGACGATACGTTCCGCGTCGGCGGCGCGCTCGGCACGGCCAACCCGCTGCAAGCCGTCTCGACCGCGAACAGTCTGATCGAGGTGACCAATTGGGCGGTGTTCGCCAACGCCACCTACGATCTCACGGACTCGTTGGAAGTCTTGGGTGGCATCCGCCTCCTTAGCGAAGAGCAATCCATGGCCGGCGTTCGCGTCGGCACCTTCTTCGGCGCGAACCGTCCGTTCCAAGAAGTGTCGGTGCAGGACGAAGATTGGGTGGGGCGCGCAGGCCTGCGCTATGCGCCGAACCGGGATCTCTCGATCTTCGCCACGGTCAGCCGCGGCTATAAAGGTTCGGGCCTCAACAATTCGAACAGCGGTCCGTTCTTCTCGCCAGCCAACAGCGCCGATCCAATTCTCGATCCGGAAACGGTGATGAGCTACGAGGTGGGTTGGAAGCAACGCTGGTTTGGTGGAGCTCTCGAAACCAACATCGTGGCCTACCATTCGGAGTTCCAGGACTTCCAGACCTCGGCCTTTGACGGCGCGTCCAACACGTTCTCGCTTCGCAACGCCGGCGTTATCACGCTCGACGGTATCGAAATCGATGCAACGGCGCGGCCTTGGGAGGGCGCCTCATTCACACTGGGCGCCGCCTACATCGAGGCAATCTTCGATGAATTCGAAGGTGCGCCTTGCACAGCGATCCAATCGACCTACGGCATTTGCCCTCCAGCGACACCAACTTCGCTGGCCGGCCAAGACCTGTCGGGCCGAGCAGTCGATGGCGCTCCGGAGCTGCAAATCTCCCTCAGCGGTCGCCAAGACTTCCCGCTGGGCTCTTATGGCGCCTATGTGAGCGGCGATGTCTCCTATCGCTCGGAAGTGAACTACAATTCGGATCTCGATCCGATGCTTGTGCAGGAAGGCTTCTCCGTCGCGAACTTCCGCGCCGGTCTCATGCCGAACGACAATATCGAGATCGTCGGCTTTGTCGAAAACGCCTTTGACGAAACCTATGCCTTGCGCATTTCGCCGGCCCCACTCCTCCCCGGGGTTACGTCGCACTATCTCGCGCCCGGTCGCACCATTGGTGTCGAACTGCGCTTGACGCGTTAA
- a CDS encoding acyl-CoA dehydrogenase family protein, with translation MYFQDEPEHITMLRDSLRRFIEKEAPREKIRAWDKIAYFPRVELFDKYGPMGITGLTVEEKYGGAGIDIVAAIAVVEEFAKRGGAVAAPYIHCAFYGGLNIGENGSEAQKQEFLPKIARGELVFAYGLSEPDVGGDLASVTTTARLSADGTKVIINGTKRWCTAIKDADWLFCLCKSDADAPRYQNLSMVLVPAKSPGITVHTIDHSCIRFAETTDTILENVEVPVENVLGGPEGWNQGWKMLAGRALDVEKLETAACALGIAWAAVDDAWKYAQERKQFGKPISAHQAVRHALVEAKTKLQACRHMLYHAAWLANEGRPCSVETSMAKLFIADTGVEIVMMCQRVMGAYGLAVDYDMERYLRDIVCFPIVGGSSNMQRNNIAARLRLAT, from the coding sequence ATGTATTTCCAGGACGAACCCGAACACATCACCATGCTGCGCGACAGTCTGCGCCGCTTCATCGAGAAGGAAGCGCCGCGCGAGAAGATCCGCGCCTGGGATAAGATCGCGTATTTCCCACGCGTGGAGCTGTTCGACAAATACGGCCCGATGGGCATCACCGGCCTCACGGTTGAGGAGAAGTATGGCGGCGCCGGCATCGACATCGTCGCGGCGATCGCCGTTGTTGAAGAATTCGCCAAGCGCGGCGGCGCAGTGGCCGCGCCCTACATTCACTGCGCCTTCTACGGCGGTTTGAATATCGGCGAGAACGGGTCCGAAGCGCAGAAACAGGAATTCCTGCCGAAGATCGCGCGCGGCGAACTCGTGTTCGCCTACGGCCTCTCCGAACCGGACGTTGGCGGCGACCTTGCCAGCGTAACGACGACGGCGCGCCTGAGCGCGGATGGCACGAAGGTCATCATAAACGGCACGAAGCGCTGGTGCACGGCGATCAAGGACGCCGATTGGCTGTTCTGTCTCTGCAAGTCCGACGCGGACGCGCCGCGCTATCAGAATTTGTCGATGGTGCTGGTCCCGGCAAAGTCGCCAGGCATCACCGTGCACACGATCGACCATTCCTGCATTCGCTTCGCGGAAACGACCGATACGATCCTCGAGAACGTCGAAGTGCCGGTCGAGAACGTACTGGGGGGCCCGGAAGGCTGGAACCAAGGCTGGAAGATGCTCGCTGGCCGAGCGCTCGATGTTGAAAAGCTCGAGACGGCGGCATGCGCGCTCGGCATCGCTTGGGCCGCTGTGGATGATGCTTGGAAATATGCGCAAGAACGCAAGCAATTCGGCAAGCCGATCTCGGCGCACCAAGCCGTGCGTCACGCGCTGGTGGAAGCGAAGACGAAGCTGCAGGCCTGCCGCCACATGCTCTATCATGCCGCTTGGTTGGCCAACGAAGGCCGGCCGTGCTCGGTCGAGACGTCGATGGCCAAGCTCTTCATTGCCGACACGGGCGTGGAGATTGTGATGATGTGCCAACGTGTGATGGGTGCGTACGGTTTGGCGGTCGATTACGACATGGAACGCTATCTGCGCGACATCGTCTGCTTCCCGATCGTGGGCGGTTCGTCCAACATGCAACGCAACAACATCGCCGCGCGCCTGCGCTTGGCGACTTAA
- a CDS encoding spinster family MFS transporter yields MTSIDADKSDPTAPQTTEQPWPDRRYAWFVVTLLVLAFTSSFIDRQIVSLLVGPIRADLNISDTQFSLLVGLAFSIFYSFCGLPIAYAADRYSRRWIITAGVFSWSIMTALCGLAGSFWQLFWARVGVGVGEATLTPSASSLISDYFPRERRGLAMAVYATGVYWGSGLALMIGGLVVRAVENAPPVVLPIVGELRAWQTVFFIVGLPGILLALLMLLIREPVRRGAAPTSGEAKEKLAPVLPFLAKNAGAIASIFMGFTLLGMVVIAYLTWIPAIFMRSFGWDAAQVGLTFGAIVIVFGTGGILAGGFITDWLTRKGHQDAAVRAGLYGGVATIFLAALAPLLPTPELILAGAALALFASTSTQALPVVAIQFMTPNNLRARMAAIYFMVGSLLIFTGGPTLVALFTDYVFRDDAAVRYSLAAVCAVIAPIGVLLMFLALKPYRRSVAEAAAWE; encoded by the coding sequence ATGACCAGCATCGACGCCGATAAGAGCGATCCCACCGCGCCGCAAACGACAGAACAGCCCTGGCCCGATCGGCGCTACGCCTGGTTCGTCGTCACGCTTCTGGTGCTTGCGTTCACCAGCTCCTTCATCGACCGCCAGATCGTATCCCTGCTGGTCGGCCCGATTCGCGCAGACCTCAATATCTCGGACACGCAGTTCAGTCTGCTCGTCGGTCTCGCATTCTCAATCTTCTATTCCTTCTGCGGCCTGCCGATCGCCTATGCCGCCGATCGTTATAGCCGACGTTGGATCATCACGGCGGGTGTCTTTTCCTGGAGCATCATGACCGCACTCTGCGGTTTGGCCGGCAGCTTCTGGCAATTGTTCTGGGCGCGCGTCGGCGTTGGCGTCGGCGAAGCGACTCTGACGCCTTCCGCCTCATCGCTGATCTCCGATTATTTCCCGCGCGAACGCCGCGGCCTGGCCATGGCCGTATACGCCACCGGCGTTTATTGGGGCTCCGGCCTCGCGCTGATGATCGGCGGCCTTGTTGTGCGCGCCGTCGAGAATGCACCGCCTGTCGTGTTGCCGATCGTGGGCGAACTGCGCGCTTGGCAGACCGTGTTCTTCATTGTCGGACTGCCGGGGATTCTGCTTGCGCTCTTGATGCTGCTGATCCGCGAGCCGGTTCGCCGCGGCGCGGCGCCGACGAGCGGCGAAGCCAAAGAAAAGCTCGCGCCAGTTTTGCCCTTCCTTGCCAAGAATGCCGGCGCGATCGCTTCGATCTTCATGGGCTTCACGCTGCTCGGCATGGTCGTGATCGCCTATCTGACCTGGATTCCAGCGATCTTCATGCGCTCGTTCGGCTGGGACGCTGCACAAGTGGGCCTCACCTTCGGCGCCATCGTTATCGTGTTCGGCACCGGCGGCATTCTCGCTGGCGGCTTCATCACCGATTGGCTGACGCGGAAGGGCCATCAAGACGCAGCGGTGCGCGCTGGCCTCTATGGTGGCGTAGCAACGATATTCCTGGCCGCGCTCGCGCCGCTCTTGCCGACTCCCGAGCTCATTCTCGCCGGCGCCGCCTTGGCGCTCTTCGCTTCGACCTCGACGCAAGCGCTTCCGGTAGTCGCGATCCAATTTATGACGCCAAACAATCTGCGGGCGCGCATGGCGGCGATCTATTTCATGGTCGGCAGCCTGCTCATCTTCACGGGTGGCCCGACGCTCGTCGCATTGTTCACAGACTATGTGTTCCGGGACGATGCGGCCGTCCGCTATTCGCTCGCCGCAGTTTGCGCGGTTATCGCACCGATCGGCGTGTTGTTGATGTTCTTGGCCTTGAAGCCTTACCGGCGCAGCGTCGCCGAGGCCGCCGCCTGGGAGTAA